The following DNA comes from Halorhabdus tiamatea SARL4B.
CGCTGCAGGGGCCACTCGCCGTACCCGGTGCTCACTGTCGGTTCACCTCCGCGAGCCCGTCGGTCGTCCCGGCCAGCGGGGCCTCGGCCACCGCGTCGGCCTCGCCGAGGCAGTGCGCGACCGTCTCGCGGACGTCGACGACGTCGCCGACGATCGTCACGGCAGGCGGTTCGATCCCTACCTCGTCGGCCCGACCCACGATCGTCCCGATCGTCCCCGTGACGACGCGCTCGTCGGGAAGCGTTGCGCGCTCGACCATCGCCACGGGCGTCTCGGCGTCGACGGCACCCGCTCGGAGCGCAGCCACGTTGTCGGGGAGTCGACCCACACCCATCAGGATCACCAGGGTGCCGCCGGCAGCGACGATCCGGGAGAGGGCGTCCCAGTCGAGCGAGGAGTCGGCCTTTGTCGGGTCTTCGTGGCCGGTGACGACGACGAATGCCGAGGCGTGATCGCGGTGGGTCGCCGGGATGCCGGCGACGCCCGGCCCGGCGATAGCGCTCGTGACGCCGGGGACGACCTCGAAGGGGACGCCGTGGGCCGCGAGGTGTTCGGCCTCCTCGCCGCCGCGGGCGAACAGCGTCGGATCGCCACCCTTGAGTCGAACGACGTCCCGGCCGGCCGATGCCTCACACACGAGGCGTTCGTTGATCGCCGCCTGGGGCGTTCGCTGCCCATCGGCACGCTTGCCGACGTTCTCGACGCGGACGGAGTCGGGAATCGATTCGACGACGGCGTTGCCCACGAGGGAATCGTGGAGGACGACGTCGGCCTCGTCGAGTAGGCGGCGGGCTTTCACCGTTAGCAGTTCGGGATCGCCCGGGCCAGCGCCGACGAGAAAGACGGTTCCGTTGGTGTTCATGCTCATCAGTCTGAAATCTGGGTGACGCCGCGTGCCTGCCGGTATCGAGCCCGGTAGCGATTGGCCGACTGGGTCAGATCGCCCGGCGGTACGTCGGCGTCGGGGTGGTCGGTTCGCGGTTCGTCAGTGGTGTCGGCCGCCAGGACCTCCCGGGCCGCGGCGATCAGGAACGAACACGGCTCCCGGCAAGGGAGTTCGCTCGTCGCGACATCGGTCGACTGGGTTGACGCCCCGTCACCGTCCCACTCGCGGCGCTTGGCGCAGTTGCCACACACGGCGGTCGTCAGATCGTCGAGCTCCCCGCTCGAAAGGGCCGAGACCCCGGCGTACATGCCGGTCTGGCGAGCGGCGACGTCCCGGAAGGAGATGGGTTCAGGATCGTCGACCCACGTCTCGATGCTGGCCGGATACACCGCCGCGACGGCACGTAGGAGTTCCCGCGGGTTCAGATCCGGGAGCACCCACCCCGTCGGGAGCGAACGCTCGCCGGCGAACGGCCGGAATCGGTCGTCGTCGGTACGGACGAACCACCGGAACGTCTCGGGATCCTGCTCGGTGAGGGTCGCCCGGGACGCGTCACGATCCGCCCGATGACGGAGTTCGTAGGTGTCCTCCGTGACAGTCACAAGGAGGTCGCCCCACGTCCGGGATCG
Coding sequences within:
- the cobA gene encoding uroporphyrinogen-III C-methyltransferase — its product is MSMNTNGTVFLVGAGPGDPELLTVKARRLLDEADVVLHDSLVGNAVVESIPDSVRVENVGKRADGQRTPQAAINERLVCEASAGRDVVRLKGGDPTLFARGGEEAEHLAAHGVPFEVVPGVTSAIAGPGVAGIPATHRDHASAFVVVTGHEDPTKADSSLDWDALSRIVAAGGTLVILMGVGRLPDNVAALRAGAVDAETPVAMVERATLPDERVVTGTIGTIVGRADEVGIEPPAVTIVGDVVDVRETVAHCLGEADAVAEAPLAGTTDGLAEVNRQ